One region of Catenuloplanes indicus genomic DNA includes:
- a CDS encoding ester cyclase, with the protein MESHAALMTRAFETLTRDGVDAAATLLTDDFIANLPGLPTPLHGREAWAAGVRQMLAAFPDLRITIEDTVTEGDRIAVRVRFHGTHTGPFQGIPATHRPVTFTSIEIYRIHNALIAEEWVSPDMLSLMHQIT; encoded by the coding sequence ATGGAATCGCACGCCGCCCTGATGACGCGGGCCTTCGAGACGCTCACCCGCGACGGCGTGGACGCCGCCGCCACCCTGCTGACCGACGACTTCATCGCCAACCTTCCCGGCCTGCCCACCCCGCTGCACGGCCGCGAGGCGTGGGCGGCGGGTGTCCGCCAGATGCTGGCGGCCTTCCCCGACCTGCGCATCACGATCGAGGACACGGTCACGGAGGGTGACCGGATCGCGGTCCGGGTCCGCTTCCACGGCACCCACACCGGGCCGTTCCAGGGCATCCCTGCCACCCATCGCCCGGTCACCTTCACCAGCATCGAGATCTACCGCATCCACAACGCTCTGATCGCCGAGGAGTGGGTCTCCCCCGACATGCTCTCCCTGATGCACCAGATCACCTGA
- a CDS encoding endonuclease domain-containing protein, whose amino-acid sequence MTRADVHRQLRGRPFRGRDAIAAGLVTLAQLKGPAWKRLYQGIYVEADWYRPDDHRMWCEAALLAAPEGSAVGGLSAARLWSVDLLQPGDPVTVIVPPGRRTREQVRLSVVRAALPADQVDGFGGLRLTTAARTAFDLGRGPDRTGAVIAVDAMLHRRLITADEIAALANRHPGWPGVSRLREVLALAEPKSESPMETRLRLIIVDGGLPRPVAQHLVRTPDGRSVGRVDLAYPELRIVLEYEGDHHRDPATYRKDIARFNRIQETGWLALRFTADDVFTRPQKIIEEVRRAMAAMTRTKAISGT is encoded by the coding sequence ATGACGCGAGCGGACGTGCACCGGCAGCTACGGGGCCGGCCGTTTCGCGGGCGGGATGCGATCGCGGCGGGCCTGGTCACCCTGGCACAGCTCAAGGGACCTGCCTGGAAGCGTCTCTACCAGGGGATTTACGTAGAGGCGGATTGGTACCGGCCCGATGATCATCGTATGTGGTGCGAGGCCGCGCTGCTGGCGGCGCCGGAGGGATCCGCGGTCGGCGGGCTCAGCGCGGCCCGTCTGTGGAGCGTCGACCTGCTGCAGCCCGGAGACCCGGTGACGGTGATCGTCCCACCCGGCCGGCGTACGCGGGAGCAGGTGCGACTGTCCGTCGTACGGGCCGCGCTACCCGCGGATCAGGTGGACGGCTTCGGCGGCTTGCGGCTGACCACGGCGGCGCGGACCGCTTTCGACCTCGGCCGTGGGCCGGACCGGACCGGCGCGGTCATCGCCGTCGACGCGATGCTCCATCGGCGGCTGATCACCGCCGACGAGATAGCCGCGCTCGCGAATCGGCACCCCGGCTGGCCCGGCGTGTCCAGGTTACGGGAGGTGCTGGCGCTGGCCGAGCCGAAGTCGGAATCGCCGATGGAGACGCGCCTGCGCCTGATCATCGTGGACGGCGGTCTGCCCCGTCCGGTGGCCCAGCACCTGGTCCGGACGCCCGACGGACGATCCGTCGGGCGCGTGGACCTGGCGTACCCGGAGCTGAGAATCGTGCTGGAGTACGAGGGCGACCACCATCGGGACCCGGCGACCTACCGGAAGGACATCGCACGGTTCAACCGCATCCAGGAGACGGGCTGGCTGGCGCTGAGGTTCACCGCGGACGACGTGTTCACACGACCGCAGAAGATCATCGAGGAGGTACGGCGAGCCATGGCCGCGATGACCCGGACAAAAGCGATCAGCGGTACGTAG